The genomic DNA GAGTATGCCTATGAGCATGTCAGCCGTTATCTGAAAGAAGCTCGCTTAGCCTTGCCGGCCGACCTTGATGGCATTGTTCGCCAAACGCTTCTCGCTATTGCCGATTTTGTCGGACTCCGCAAGTATTGATAAGGAGGCAGGGGCGGTATGTTTAAGCCGGTTAAGACGCGAAAAGTGTATGAAGAAATTGTCGAGCAGATCAAGCAGCTAATAGTGGAAGGCAAGCTGCAGCCGGGCGATAAACTGCTCTCTGAGCGCGAACTCAGCGAGCGGCTAAATGTCAGTAGGGCGTCGGTGCGTGAAGCCTTTAGCGCCCTTGAGATGATGGGAATTATCACTATCCGCCCGGGCGAGGGCAGTTTTGTCCGGCAGGTTTCCTATGAGGGAATGCTGGAGCCGCTATCTTTTCTCCTGCAGGTCGATGTGGCAGACGTGCTGCAACTGTTAGAAGTACGTAAAATCCTGGAGGTGGAAACGGCGGCGCTTGCTGCCTTGCGGGCCACGCCGCAGGACCTGGAGGACATTTACCGGGCGATGAACAGTATGGTCGAGCAGATAAATTCCGGCGATATTGGCGACTTGGGCGACGCCGCTTTTCATTGCAGTCTGGCGCGGGCGACGAACAACATGGTGCTGATCAAAGTCATGAATACTATTACTGACTTGATGAACAATACGTTTCGCTCTTCCCGCCAGCGGCTTTTTTTGGTGGAACATATGCCGGAGGCGCTGCACCGGTCGCACTGCGCCATTTATGAAGCTGTCGCCGCAAAGGACCCCCGGCTGGCACGGATGAGAATGCGCGACCATCTGGCAATGGTGGAACAGGCCATGCTAAAATTGAAAAACGGTAAGGCTAACATTAGTATAAAAAACATTGAAACCAATGATAAAATTGTGGCCGACAATAAGAATATAAAGGATTTTAAACAGTCGTCGTAGAATTAAGTTCATGACTTTTATGAACTTAATATACTTAATCGGCGACTCTTTTTTTTGCAAAATAATTTCCCGAATATTCCTAAAAGTTAGGCTTTTCACATGCTATAACCGCAAAAAGCAGGTATATAAGTATTTTATATGGCATTAAGTAGTAGCAGATGACTATCTCAGTATTCTAAAAATTGGTACAATGGTGTTGGCGCAATGCTGAGGTAGTTGAGAAAACTATATGGCGCAAGGAGGTGACAAGGACACATAAACTTTCCCCAATAATAAAAATTAAAACGCAAGGGAGTGTATTTAATGACGTGGACGCAAGTGTATAATCCGCTTGGCAACATTGGTCTTTCGGCGTTGGTTGCTGCTATTCCGCTCTTCATTCTTCTGTATATGCTCGGCGTCAGACGGTCAAAAGGTCATCATGCCGCCATTGTCGGCGTAACTTCGGCGGTGCTGTTGGCCGTTTTGGTCTGGGGTATGCCACCCGGGCTAGCTATCAGCGCTACTTTAAACGGCGCCATGTTCGGCATTTTTCCCATCGTCTGGATTGTTGTCACCGCCATCTGGGTTTACAACATGACGGTCGAATCCGGTGAATTCGAAATTATAAAAAATTCATTGGCATCTATTACCGATGACCGCCGTCTTCAGGCGCTATTCATCGCCTTCGCCTTCGGTTCCTTCATTGAAGGCACCGCCGGTTTCGGGACGCCGGTGGCAATTACGGCCGCCATGCTGGTGGGCCTGGGCTTCAACCCCATCTATGCTGCCGGTATCTGTCTCATTGCTAACACCGCGCCGGTAGCCTTCGGTGCTATTGGTATACCAATTGTCGTTGCTGCCAATGTTACCCAGCTTGACATGATGCATATCAGCCAAATCGTTGGCCGCCAGTTGCCGTTTCTGTCCATCATTGTGCCGTTATGGCTGGTTGTAACCATGTGCGGGTGGAAGCGGGCCATGGAAGTACTGCCGGCTGTGCTGGTCGCCGGTATCTGCTTCGCCGGTACGCAGTTCATCACTTCCAACTATGTTAACCCCTACTTGCCAGATATTACCTCGGCCGTTGTCACCATCGTCGGTCTGCTCGTTTTCCTAAAAGTGTGGAAGCCGGCGAATGTCTGGCATTTCCCCAACGAAAAACCTGCCGCCACGGGTGGGGTAAAGCTCCGGTACACGACCGGCGAAGTGTTCCGCGCCTGGGCGCCGTACCTCATCTTGGCAGTACTGGTCTTCCTGTGGGCTGACGATAAATATCTGAAGCTCAAGCTGAGCCTGCTGAACATCGACAAGGCGATGCCCTGGTTTACGATCAACTGGCCGGGCCTGCACGGTCTTGTTATAAAAGCGGCGCCGGTTGTCGCCAAACCGACTCCCTATCCGGCCCAATACGTTATCAATATTTTCTCGGCCGCTGGTACAGCTATATTCATTTCCGGCCTGCTGTCGCTGTTCATTATTCCTAACTATGGTTTTGGCCGGGCGATGGCCTGCTTCGGCCGGACGGTTAAGCAGCTGGTATACCCCATCTTTACCATTGCCATGATCCTTGGCCTGGCGTATATCATGAACTACTCCGGCATGAGCTCGACGTTAGGTTTGGCCTTCACCGCTACCGGCGCCCTGTTCCCCTTCTTCTCGCCGATTTTGGGCTGGCTCGGCGTCTTCCTGACCGGTTCCGACACCTCCTCCAACGCGCTCTTCGGTTCGATGCAGAAGACAGCGGCCCAGCAGATTGGCGTCGATCCCAATCTGACGGTAGCGGCCAACTCTTCGGGCGGCGTTTGCGGCAAGATGATTTCACCGCAAAGCATCTCGGTGGCGACGGCGGCAACCGGCCTGGTAGGCGAGGAAGGTACCATCTTCCGCTTCACGCTGTGGCATAGCGTCGCGATGATTATCCTCATGGCCGTGCTGACCTACCTGCAGGCTTACGCTTTGCGTTGGATGCTACCCTAGTAGAATAGCTGTCATAATGGCGGGGTGAGTCCCGCCAGTTTTTCTCAGAAGGGGAGGAAGACAATTGGAACCACGCATTATTAAAGCTTTAGCCGAAATTGTTGGCCGGGAAAATGTGCTGACTTCACCGGAGGAATTAATTTGCTACGGCTATGATGCCACGCCCGGCTTTTCCCGGCTGCCCGAGGTCGTCGTTCGGCCTGGGAACAAAAAGGAAGTGTCGCGCGTCCTGGCCTTGGCCAATCGCGAAAAAATTCCTGTCTATACGCGCGGTTCGGGAACCAACCTTAGTGCCGGCGTTGTCCCCATGGACGGCGGTATTGTCTTATCCACCGTGCGCATGAATTCAATCCTGGAGATTGATCCGGAAAATTTCATCGCCGTTGTTGAGCCGGGTGTCATCGTGGCTGAACTCAACGCCGCGGTGGAAAAGTATGGACTTATTTACCCGCCCGATCCCGGCACGGTCACTACCGCTTCCATGGGTGGCACGGTTGCAGAAAATTCGGGCGGCCTGCGCGGCCTTAAATACGGCGTGACCAAGCATTACGTCCTCGGCTTGGAAGTGGTGCTGGCCGACGGCCAAATTGCCGAATTCGGCGGGCGCACGCTGCGCTCGCCTGGCTATGATATGGTCATGCTGTTTACCGGTTCGGAAGGTACCCTGGGCGTCATCACCAAGATAATTGTCCGGCTGGTGCCGGCGCCGACCCATCGCAAGAGCATGATTGCCGTATTTCACGATTTAAATGGCGCCGGCAAATCAATTGCCGATATTATTGGCCACAAAATTATTCCGGCAACCCTGGAAATTATGGACAACTATACCATTCGCACCGTGGAAAGCTTTGTCAAATTAGGACTGCCGGTCGAAGCCGAAGCAATAATTCTGGCCGAGGTTGACGGTGACGAGGCGACCGTTGCGCAGGACGCGGCCAAAATGGAGAAAATTCTGCGC from Sporolituus thermophilus DSM 23256 includes the following:
- a CDS encoding FadR/GntR family transcriptional regulator, which produces MFKPVKTRKVYEEIVEQIKQLIVEGKLQPGDKLLSERELSERLNVSRASVREAFSALEMMGIITIRPGEGSFVRQVSYEGMLEPLSFLLQVDVADVLQLLEVRKILEVETAALAALRATPQDLEDIYRAMNSMVEQINSGDIGDLGDAAFHCSLARATNNMVLIKVMNTITDLMNNTFRSSRQRLFLVEHMPEALHRSHCAIYEAVAAKDPRLARMRMRDHLAMVEQAMLKLKNGKANISIKNIETNDKIVADNKNIKDFKQSS
- a CDS encoding L-lactate permease produces the protein MTWTQVYNPLGNIGLSALVAAIPLFILLYMLGVRRSKGHHAAIVGVTSAVLLAVLVWGMPPGLAISATLNGAMFGIFPIVWIVVTAIWVYNMTVESGEFEIIKNSLASITDDRRLQALFIAFAFGSFIEGTAGFGTPVAITAAMLVGLGFNPIYAAGICLIANTAPVAFGAIGIPIVVAANVTQLDMMHISQIVGRQLPFLSIIVPLWLVVTMCGWKRAMEVLPAVLVAGICFAGTQFITSNYVNPYLPDITSAVVTIVGLLVFLKVWKPANVWHFPNEKPAATGGVKLRYTTGEVFRAWAPYLILAVLVFLWADDKYLKLKLSLLNIDKAMPWFTINWPGLHGLVIKAAPVVAKPTPYPAQYVINIFSAAGTAIFISGLLSLFIIPNYGFGRAMACFGRTVKQLVYPIFTIAMILGLAYIMNYSGMSSTLGLAFTATGALFPFFSPILGWLGVFLTGSDTSSNALFGSMQKTAAQQIGVDPNLTVAANSSGGVCGKMISPQSISVATAATGLVGEEGTIFRFTLWHSVAMIILMAVLTYLQAYALRWMLP
- a CDS encoding FAD-binding oxidoreductase, encoding MEPRIIKALAEIVGRENVLTSPEELICYGYDATPGFSRLPEVVVRPGNKKEVSRVLALANREKIPVYTRGSGTNLSAGVVPMDGGIVLSTVRMNSILEIDPENFIAVVEPGVIVAELNAAVEKYGLIYPPDPGTVTTASMGGTVAENSGGLRGLKYGVTKHYVLGLEVVLADGQIAEFGGRTLRSPGYDMVMLFTGSEGTLGVITKIIVRLVPAPTHRKSMIAVFHDLNGAGKSIADIIGHKIIPATLEIMDNYTIRTVESFVKLGLPVEAEAIILAEVDGDEATVAQDAAKMEKILRENGGQVRVATSAQERDQIWAARRAALPSLAKLRPSTFCEDATVPRSKVPDMVRRITEIAQKYDVQIGTFGHAGDGNLHPTLVSDLRNNTEMERVYQAMDEIFLTALELDGTLSGEHGIGLGKLKYMPAQFGEVGLDVMRAIKKALDPNGILNPGKLVGQLQ